A genomic stretch from Diprion similis isolate iyDipSimi1 chromosome 1, iyDipSimi1.1, whole genome shotgun sequence includes:
- the LOC124408610 gene encoding uncharacterized protein LOC124408610 isoform X1: MGEDTRRSRFTKLLPAFFFIFLAVLVVQARALQDESLTENNHLANAARVQRDLDGHFEESTSAKLSASQITVDQIDDGIHDDEDHDNDEEVDISREMKFPLPNVKDVEDGANTKLLSRQSKRVLVRIPISRGEGSHKVTVVRRRPLTPLSGAQQAPPAPRRVIVTRIRMPSRARMPKYETQSRNLESESEYDEQLTPRHKVTVTRRRKILPASSEKELIKSRVTRKKLVNVRPVLLPTPTPTATPTLAIITTGFYEAAVSSEEYSDVETDDDNSDYDDGISESEYSQYQTKNYELSTPTPSLDDALDTVGNGLNEDVNDVIESVAPAAPTSTEAPVILTDHFFLPSEDEEDYDDIVIDEESRSLETEEDTVLSTEKPTTPMELENSDPSSNVSVQESPMDTLLSGEGPVTAQSASVDHNTATVDKQPESKPASTSSLQSNLLGESSAYPKIIIESSEALTGSFASTIAPSSDPTRIVTSISPAVIEETSTGLSVPYVAVPSASSISETSPIRVDETSALDFESIASVYYSETVVTSTRLRTYTYVVTKLNGLETEVTSSTAVKPKVTTLTLTVPVTATLPNAAVATSSAASLLSAQWTPPSPATSMPTPPKPIDPPSPVYSPDIIDDDETAKVEPEDEQGRRFNLATRIMSNGVEVIVAGSTPAPALRWETASPPATLTLSDAMVMLMPKDKPQEFVTKTCATTFTYITTLSDQGGSTRTSTQQEVVYNTATVERHSPADSTASSIGLSLEASPSLGTEVFETTYAYHELPVDNRGSTVIRNTVTAPQEYLDLVLEPSEAPLPETNTYLSTRTLEKTITENGKATVQAVNDVVTRLVITESARSPRPTTSIDGIAGKTTLTSAELESDVVKTYYVTYSYYSTFLEQGSTVVRTNVATSADLVTEKVLARRPTTTNTALVEETLASSETTVTPTASMTPVTPTISETTTTTAKVEPIRIFATKTYLTTFTYFTTLLQAGVNGETSTTVSSRSRIVENVVTESIAPSLLDAGYMNALLTTTRPQEESVVKPSNMNQVNNVVTGSTIIFFDEEDRVDPTSTSLTPASIATEAVAVSTATAELETRPTTPVSTGENTKIPEGNDDASAAGSGSFDSLGSFTNFGINGLSALGPVITAMAGLLQGKPTASRRNGTVDSGQDTTTQRSPIYIPVSEFADGDIETAESQNIGNQLANLNLNYIPETRHKSSVSLVKGIPISPGEVITANSDVIIGKPGKIGGPRPPQSKNPDDKHVGIRPPPPPPQVLLQSAHPHVHRPTIHHHKTQLQIFPARQVFEEHLQLPVRYGASAEPHQVQVAPKHPQRLILRTDPGHDVMVNDPLLIPPASPISSIERGKPPAYADRSPVPDPNEPEWSPERYRRPWSAKDPLKPLEIQESLASGNTQWRQNDAEEAASSSSEIHGSLGKPNSWSNHREHQLVKENHERPPWAQRDPLLPGNTVIESSLQPKAPEPTSIIRHVVPHVIDRDTGQPLLVNIQPSQVANVVIPQGGNQALIFGDTNEPHITGQYFDDPSPYPEPEVAPGFTGAQEVEHSPQYLGQGDPSEYMVPPPSPQSNFKPLPQSPGGRPLTHQERPGHGHTEILVHPGTTAVRDYNQVYRRPVAPPATSPPRRTEVETSPHRYILLGKPGDLRPVNEVLNNSQSWKLERGRKPALSQSAAQTIIQQRPSGHFGPSMSRPTLNPHGPEIYMGRPGAHPAKKPQYPSAQPPQHPSSSSQSPYRQNTKKPDTHLVPPDWSPTKNTFIREPSQTHSGSVIVNDIIVTNTETVPISSKETDVSQILHPPPFQVNSLRDSETNHDHHMDKIDPVKIGATEASAVLQSTGENVPTGAIEYHDPSTDPKARPEDTSYYPRLPTVKPEVQSFGEILPQNDEDQVPAIWMVNTQTERSSLSNDSVSSESQRVPTRGDMPPEPDTMNDSDSELNVPGNHVIAGSDDFLGSVGSITTIGGKPLEVERNLTYGQKQQKHQQQSHNTLLLNRGVPFAHRDREPAIVQGMPFRQNFYEGKRPYENPMIISGKPFGVYVDSHVNVIRPYGYNQRETQRPPIRHNIVQGVPFGYHGNQKVGLQPNTHQMVLPPRNENGEPPMSTPNPIDRGDATDLKPPPIAGVIHQQQHQVPGPFGPHRMPGTENKRPQPASAPPDIMTMPPQPSPALAPPAQPGAEKDFTTLIGNQSRPNSLGSGTYYENNSETELNLAESSYQLVQPSDTRIKTGSGFVHHSYPSHSNDVAKPRPSLATPGHDIQHLQQTNNHGKLEFSMPVEATGDDNEGSDTQTERPPSMFSGTTTTKKTLPHLTALPTNITAPPLVVETSINREDSMKISKNNSHSVTQVYPGISQNRPRPRVPYRDMMPPPLRPQIVFQGSKGGGNGNAPETEGLEPPPLPTEVVGLSPPPPKYIPLEESTTTAARPFLVELLSQDMVPPAPIFPTSSRPSQEAATERPAVAVSGSFRIASAMPTSHVTSLKDSEAEIPVVHGTVDLPAIIEMHGTSASTTPSIISPTITKSERVSIYTARPFESRPVSRLSIQPTFTLTSLRSSSTTLRPLLIDQMEPSKFSTSGVTVQQTRLPTTVSQIITSNLTTIKLSGASERPVLLQPSKETDTSSFAIEPTESLASIKPAETVAVTKSPSKIHEAPLKTSTQTKKPEIRTTTTLRTENSQYSKTSAETTRNETDRETVLYMVTRVASASSSTTRTLLRTRTLTSTTVETVTETLLQPARTTTIVSSSTVLRPTTQVPVSVPQTPSDNESIFVVMSDQTPPQPGAEEVEAEYGDEDIEATRDEQDPGGNEIHRVLAGGILGAPAFPRESTAGRCVPECKTSKAEICAEVDNDNKCVCRPGFARMFLDRPCKPIYTYTLRVGLDRVGRDPFSVYAVVLNDTTSSDYKKLTGPTEEALDRTMMQSDLRDIYRGLDVARFTSDPDTSVEFHVQLSENASDTRLKEVVRKYLVGNNYSLGGTEVYASKDLETIHAFDFNECATEEGGPHHDCSPHAACFNRQGSYQCSCREGWADLSDNLPTYPGRVCSQAPFGCAACNNKGHCVMNTNGQEVCECFPWHSGQRCQVNLKVLLIALVTTGIILLALLGVCVGLACVGRPRRRSDNRSGDRRAMISVGGNGGDTSSEGSAADLATIPHHVPHVLPAPPQTVAPAPPGKRPSGAKRTPPSFIPAAPSIPAHPRPLRGKALLARPRDSVRSNMGATPTDEQRDRSLTVMIPRAKYRSAPQSPQSPASCKPPATNLVMDERKLLSYLEDGPHPETRKSSLAGKRDSVCKEMILDPQQTARNPPTASHPPGALVSAGFQVSATVTHQADTESTLARSCGETTVETSTKILRTSDVLRGDQGSTLARSCGETTIQAPTKLLRLDLAEVGSTLARSCGETTIQPPTKMAADRRSSREPRDNASDGHTMAERDVGGTLRMPAQRPPFFDPDRASDRESNFDSL; encoded by the exons atgAGAGCCTAACCGAAAATAATCACCTAGCCAACGCCGCAAGGGTGCAAAGAGACTTGGACG GTCATTTTGAGGAATCCACAAGCGCCAAGCTTTCAGCTAGCCAAATTACCGTCGACCAGATCGACGACGGCATTCATGACGATGAAGACCACGATAATGATGAAGAGGTGGACATTTcaagagaaatgaaattccCCTTACCTAATGTCAAAGACGTCGAAGATGGAGCGAACACTAAACTCTTGAGTAGACAAAGCAAACGAGTGCTAGTTCGTATTCCGATATCTCGAGGTGAAGGAAGTCACAAGGTGACCGTCGTTCGACGCCGACCTCTTACACCACTCTCAGGAGCACAACAGGCACCACCTGCACCTCGACGGGTAATAGTTACGAGAATTAGAATGCCGAGTAGAGCGAGAATGCCAAAATACGAAACTCAAAGTCGAAATCTCGAGAGTGAGTCTGAATATGACGAACAGCTCACCCCTCGGCATAAGGTGACAGTTACCCGCCGGAGAAAGATTCTGCCCGCATCgagtgaaaaagaattgattAAATCACGAGTCACTCGAAAGAAGCTTGTTAATGTAAGACCAGTTTTATTGCCGACGCCAACGCCAACGGCAACGCCGACACTGGCGATTATCACGACTGGGTTTTATGAGGCAGCTGTTTCGAGTGAGGAATACAGTGACGTGGAGACCGATGACGATAATAGCGATTACGACGATGGCATCAGCGAGTCAGAATATAGCCAATACCAAACGAAGAATTATGAACTATCGACACCGACCCCCAGCCTCGATGACGCCTTAGATACAGTTGGAAACGGTTTAAATGAAGACGTGAATGATGTCATCGAGAGCGTAGCCCCGGCTGCGCCAACCTCAACGGAAGCTCCTGTGATCCTGACAGACCATTTCTTCCTACCATCGGAAGACGAAGAGGATTACGACGACATAGTCATCGATGAAGAATCGAGGTCTTTGGAGACTGAAGAAGATACGGTGCTCTCGACAGAGAAACCCACAACTCCGATGGAACTTGAAAACTCAGATCCCAGTTCCAATGTGTCGGTTCAGGAAAGTCCAATGGACACCCTTCTTAGCGGAGAAGGCCCTGTCACTGCACAATCTGCCAGTGTCGACCACAATACCGCGACAGTCGACAAACAGCCCGAAAGTAAACCTGCGTCCACCAGTTCCCTTCAGTCCAATTTGTTAGGAGAATCTAGTGCTTATCCCAAAATAATTATCGAATCTTCGGAAGCACTGACAGGCTCTTTTGCGTCCACGATAGCTCCTAGTTCCGACCCAACGCGAATAGTAACGTCGATCTCACCCGCGGTTATCGAGGAGACGAGCACGGGTTTGTCGGTGCCCTACGTAGCGGTCCCGTCAGCTTCCTCTATTTCTGAAACCTCTCCTATTCGCGTGGATGAAACATCAGCTCTAGATTTCGAGTCAATCGCGAGCGTTTATTATTCTGAGACGGTCGTGACTTCGACAAGATTGCGTACGTACACGTACGTAGTAACCAAGTTGAACGGACTCGAGACGGAAGTAACGTCGTCGACGGCGGTTAAACCCAAAGTGACTACCCTGACACTGACCGTACCCGTTACCGCGACGCTCCCAAACGCCGCTGTCGCGACATCTTCAGCAGCGTCTTTGCTATCGGCACAATGGACTCCACCATCTCCAGCAACTTCGATGCCAACACCGCCGAAGCCAATCGACCCCCCGTCGCCCGTGTATAGCCCCGACATAATTGACGATG ATGAGACCGCAAAAGTGGAACCTGAAGACGAGCAGGGTAGAAGGTTTAATCTAGCCACAAGGATAATGTCCAATGGCGTCGAGGTGATCGTCGCCGGGTCGACACCCGCCCCTGCCCTTAGGTGGGAGACTGCGAGCCCTCCGGCAACGTTGACTTTGTCTGATGCCATGGTGATGCTGATGCCAAAAGACAAGCCACAGGAATTTGTGACGAAGACCTGTGCGACGACTTTCACGTATATAACGACCTTGAGTGATCAAGGTGGCTCCACTAGAACTTCAACGCAGCAGGAG GTTGTTTACAACACCGCAACAGTGGAAAGACACTCGCCAGCTGATTCCACAGCTTCTTCGATTGGTCTCTCCCTCGAAGCTTCGCCCAGTCTCGGTACTGAAGTTTTCGAGACCACTTATGCGTACCACGAACTCCCCGTCGACAACCGTGGATCAACCGTAATTAGAAACACCGTAACTGCTCCGCAGGAATACCTCGATCTCGTTCTTGAGCCATCTGAGGCACCACTTCCGGAGACTAACACCTACCTGAGTACCAGAACACTGGAGAAAACGATTACGGAAAATGGAAAGGCCACGGTACAAGCGGTAAATGACGTCGTTACTCGG CTTGTCATCACCGAGTCAGCAAGGTCCCCGAGGCCAACGACAAGCATTGATGGAATCGCTGGTAAAACGACGCTAACATCGGCTGAATTAGAATCAGACGTTGTCAAGACCTACTACGTGACATATAGCTACTACAGTACGTTCCTGGAACAGGGCAGCACAGTGGTTCGTACGAACGTAGCGACATCCGCTGATTTGGTCACAGAGAAAGTACTTGCACGAAGACCGACAACCACTAATACAGCCTTGGTAGAGGAGACTCTCGCAAGTTCAGAAACCACTGTGACCCCTACGGCCTCAATGACTCCGGTAACCCCGACAATATCCGAAACCACCACGACCACGGCGAAAGTTGAACCAATTCGAATATTCGCTACAAAAACTTACCTCACGACGTTCACGTATTTTACGACATTGCTACAG GCTGGCGTTAATGGCGAAACCTCGACTACGGTATCGTCACGTTCTCGAATCGTGGAAAATGTTGTTACTGAATCAATTGCGCCGAGTCTTCTTGATGCCGGCTACATGAATGCTCTTTTAACGACTACACGGCCCCAAGAGGAATCTGTCGTTAAACCTAGTAACATGAATCAGGTCAATAACGTGGTTACCGGCTCTactataattttctttgacgAGGAAGATCGCGTCGATCCAACTTCAACGTCGCTTACTCCTGCCTCAATCGCAACAGAAGCAGTAGCAGTTTCCACAGCGACAGCAGAACTGGAAACACGACCGACGACGCCAGTTTCGACTGGGGAGAATACCAAG ATTCCGGAAGGAAACGACGATGCGTCTGCAGCTGGGAGCGGTTCTTTTGATTCTCTTGGATCTTTCACTAACTTCGGTATCAATGGACTATCCGCTTTAGGTCCCGTGATCACCGCAATGGCCGGTCTTCTACAGGGAAAACCAACTGCTTCACGACGAAACGGGACCGTTGATAGCGGTCAAGATACAACCACTCAGAGATCGCCCATCTACATTCCAGTATCAGAATTCGCTGACGGTGATATCGAGACTGCTGAGAGTCAAAATATTG GAAATCAATTGGCAAACCTCAATCTCAACTACATACCAGAAACACGCCACAAATCATCAGTTAGTCTCGTCAAGGGTATTCCCATCTCACCTGGTGAAGTGATAACTGCCAATAGCGATGTTATCATCGGAAAGCCGGGAAAAATCGGTGGACCCAGACCTCCACAGTCTAAAAACCCAGACGATAAGCACGTGGGGATCAGACCACCGCCACCACCGCCGCAGGTACTATTACAGTCGGCTCATCCCCACGTCCACCGACCGACTATACACCACCACAAAACCCAGCTACAGATTTTCCCAGCTCGACAAGTTTTTGAAGAACACCTCCAGCTGCCCGTCCGGTACGGAGCTTCTGCTGAACCCCATCAGGTTCAAGTAGCACCGAAGCATCCTCAACGTCTCATCCTGCGAACAGACCCTGGGCACGATGTAATGGTAAACGATCCGCTGCTTATACCACCTGCCTCGCCTATCTCCTCGATTGAACGAGGTAAACCACCGGCATACGCTGATCGCAGCCCGGTTCCCGACCCAAACGAGCCAGAGTGGAGTCCGGAACGGTACAGACGACCCTGGAGTGCCAAGGACCCGCTTAAGCCTTTGGAGATACAGGAATCCTTAGCATCTGGGAATACACAGTGGCGTCAGAACGATGCGGAGGAAGCTGCGTCATCGTCTTCTGAG ATTCACGGTTCTTTGGGTAAACCGAATTCATGGTCCAACCACCGTGAGCATCAGTTGGTGAAGGAAAATCACGAGCGACCCCCATGGGCACAAAGGGATCCTCTACTCCCAGGTAACACTGTTATCGAAAGTTCCCTGCAACCGAAAGCACCAGAACCAACGAGTATAATTCGTCACGTGGTACCGCACGTCATCGACAGAGACACTGGGCAGCCACTGCTCGTTAACATTCAACCAAGCCAAGTCGCTAACGTGGTTATTCCCCAAGGCGGAAATCAAGCGTTGATATTCGGCGACACCAACGAACCACACATAACTGGACAGTATTTTGATGATCCCTCACCTTATCCCGAACCAGAAGTAGCACCTGGTTTTACTGGGGCGCAAGAG gtGGAGCATTCACCGCAATACTTGGGCCAAGGTGATCCATCAGAGTACATGGTTCCCCCACCGTCACCACAATCCAATTTCAAACCTTTACCCCAGTCACCTGGAGGACGCCCTTTGACACACCAAGAACGCCCCGGTCACGGTCATACCGAGATCCTAGTGCACCCGGGAACAACTGCAGTGAGAGACTACAATCAAGTATATCGAAGACCAGTTGCTCCGCCAGCAACGTCTCCACCTAGGAGAACCGAGGTTGAAACTTCACCACACCGATATATTTTGCTTGGCAAGCCTGGAGATTTACGACCTGTAAATGAGGTGCTAAATAATAGTCAGAGCTGGAAATTGGAAAGAGGTCGAAAACCAGCGCTTTCTCAGTCTGCAGCGCAAACGATAATTCAGCAGCGACCATCTGGACACTTTGGACCGTCGATGAGCAGACCCACATTGAATCCTCATGGTCCTGAAATTTATATGGGAAGACCTGGGGCTCATCCTGCTAAAAAGCCGCAGTATCCATCTGCGCAGCCCCCCCAACACCCCTCTTCATCATCGCAATCTCCCTACAGACAAAACACCAAAAAACCTGACACTCATCTAGTCCCTCCAGACTGGAGTCCAACGAAGAATACATTCATCAGAGAGCCATCTCAAACTCATAGTGGTTCGGTCATCGTGAATGATATCATTGTTACTAATACGGAAACTGTTCCAATCAGCTCTAAGGAAACAGACGTTTCTCAAATACTTCATCCACCTCCG TTCCAAGTGAACTCGCTCCGAGATTCTGAAACTAACCATGACCATCACATGGACAAGATTGACCCAGTAAAAATTGGGGCTACCGAGGCTTCAGCTGTACTACAGAGCACAGGGGAAAATGTTCCAACCGGTGCAATCGAATACCACGATCCATCAACGGACCCGAAAGCGAGGCCTGAAGATACTTCGTATTATCCACGCCTGCCAACAGTGAAACCTGAAGTTCAGAGTTTCGGGGAAATCTTACCTCAAAATGACGAAGATCAGGTGCCTGCAATCTGGATGGTAAATACCCAGACAGAGCGATCCTCGTTGTCCAACGATTCTGTGAGCAGCGAGTCTCAGCGAGTGCCGACTCGGGGTGACATGCCCCCTGAACCAGACACTATGAACGATTCTGACTCTGAGCTGAATGTTCCTGGGAACCATGTCATTGCGGGAAGCGACGACTTTTTGGGAAGCGTAGGCTCTATAACTACTATCGGCGGAAAACCTCTTGAGGTGGAGCGAAATCTTACTTATGGACAAAAGCAACAAAAACATCAACAACAAAGTCATAATACTTTGTTACTAAATAGAGGGGTGCCTTTCGCCCATCGTGATCGCGAACCAGCCATCGTACAGGGAATGCCCTTCCGACAGAATTTTTACGAAGGTAAAAGACCTTACGAGAATCCAATGATCATATCGGGAAAACCATTTGGCGTCTACGTTGACAGCCACGTCAATGTGATCAGACCGTACGGCTACAACCAGCGAGAAACCCAACGACCACCGATCAGACACAATATCGTCCAAGGTGTTCCATTCGGCTATCACGGCAACCAGAAAGTCGGGCTACAACCGAACACGCATCAGATGGTGCTTCCACCACGAAATGAGAATGGCGAACCTCCAATGTCAACCCCAAACCCCATAGACCGTGGTGACGCAACGGATCTGAAGCCCCCTCCCATCGCAGGCGTTATTCATCAGCAACAGCACCAAGTTCCAGGGCCGTTTGGGCCGCATCGTATGCCCGGGACAGAAAACAAACGTCCCCAACCAGCCTCTGCACCGCCAGACATAATGACAATGCCTCCTCAACCTTCACCAGCACTAGCACCGCCCGCTCAACCAGGTGCAGAAAAAGACTTTACCACGCTGATTGGAAATCAATCGCGTCCAAATTCGCTGGGATCTGGAACTTATTAcgaaaataattctgaaacTGAGCTTAATTTGGCTGAGTCATCGTACCAACTGGTGCAACCCTCTGATACCAGGATCAAAACGGGATCTGGATTTGTTCACCACAGTTACCCTAGCCATTCAAATGACGTAGCGAAACCAAGGCCCTCGCTGGCTACTCCGGGACACGACATTCAGCATTTGCAACAGACCAATAATCACGGAAAGCTGGAATTCTCCATGCCGGTGGAAGCAACGGGTGATGATAACGAAGGCAGTGATACGCAGACGGAAAGACCGCCTAGCATGTTCTCAGGGACGACAACGACCAAGAAGACGCTACCACATTTGACAGCCTTGCCAACAAATATCACCGCTCCGCCACTCGTTGTAGaaacttcgattaatcgagaaGACTCGATGAAGATCAGCAAGAACAATAGTCACTCGGTGACACAAGTGTATCCGGGGATTTCACAGAACAGACCAAGGCCAAGGGTTCCATATCGAGATATGATGCCACCTCCTCTGAGGCCGCAAATCGTCTTCCAAGGCAGCAAAGGTGGTGGGAACGGGAATGCTCCTGAAACCGAAGGACTCGAGCCACCACCATTACCCACGGAAGTTGTGGGACTATCGCCACCACCTCCGAAGTATATTCCCCTCGAAGAATCCACCACCACTGCAGCACGGCCTTTCCTAGTTGAACTGTTATCACAG GACATGGTTCCTCCAGCACCAATTTTCCCGACTTCGTCACGCCCCTCACAAGAAGCGGCAACCGAACGACCAGCAGTCGCTGTTTCAGGCTCTTTCCGCATCGCGTCAGCCATGCCCACGTCACACGTTACTTCACTAAAAGACTCTGAAGCAGAGATTCCCGTCGTTCACGGAACTGTCGACTTGCCTGCAATTATCGAGATGCATGGAACTTCAGCATCTACCACACCTTCGATAATTTCACCGACGATAACTAAATCAGAACGTGTCAGCATCTACACAGCAAGGCCGTTCGAGTCAAGACCAGTATCCAG ATTGTCAATTCAACCAACATTCACCTTAACGAGTCTACGGTCATCCAGTACGACTCTGCGACCACTTCTTATCGATCAGATGGAACCAAGCAAATTCTCGACTTCCGGCGTAACAGTACAACAAACTAGGTTACCGACCACGGTGTCTCAAATAATCACAAGTAATCTTACAACTATAAAACTTTCTGGAGCATCAGAAAGGCCAGTTCTACTTCAGCCCAGCAAAGAGACCGATACATCATCGTTCGCAATTGAGCCAACTGAGTCCCTCGCAAGTATAAAGCCGGCCGAAACCGTCGCAGTAACAAAATCTCCGTCAAAGATCCACGAGGCACCTTTGAAAACTTCAACACAAACCAAAAAGCCTGAAATTCGAACTACTACAACCCTGCGGACCGAAAACTCTCAATACAGTAAAACAAGCGCAGAG ACAACCCGTAACGAGACGGACCGAGAAACCGTATTATACATGGTGACCAGAGTCGCGTCGGCATCATCATCAACGACAAGGACACTCTTGCGAACACGCACCCTCACCTCGACCACGGTCGAGACTGTAACGGAAACACTACTGCAGCCAGCACGCACGACAACCATCGTATCCTCCTCCACTGTTCTGCGACCAACGACTCAAGTTCCAGTTTCGGTACCTCAGACACCATCAGACAACGAGTCGATATTCGTCGTGATGAGCGATCAGACACCTCCCCAGCCCGGAGCGGAGGAG GTGGAAGCTGAATATGGAGATGAGGACATCGAAGCTACCAGAGACGAGCAGGACCCGGGTGGCAATGAAATCCATCGAGTATTAGCAGGCGGTATCCTTGGAGCACCAGCCTTTCCACGTGAATCAACCGCAGGTCGATGTGTGCCAGAATGCAAAACCTCAAAGGCGGAGATCTGCGCCGAAGTCGACAACGATAATAAATGTGTGTGCCGACCAGGATTCGCCCGAATGTTCCTTGACCGTCCTTGCAAGC CAATCTATACGTACACCCTGCGTGTCGGACTCGACCGCGTTGGCAGAGATCCGTTTTCGGTGTACGCCGTCGTATTGAATGACACAACGTCAagtgattacaaaaaattgactGGCCCTACGGAAGAGGCTCTGGACCGTACGATGATGCAGAGTGACCTGAGGGACATCTACAGAGGACTGGACGTCGCCCGGTTCACATCAGACCCGGATACGAGCGTCGAGTTCCACGTTCAACTCAGCGAGAATGCGAGCGATACGCGACTCAAGGAAGTTGTCCGGAAATACCTTGTTGGCAACAACTACAGCCTCGGAGGAACGGAGGTTTATGCATCCAAGGATCTTGAAACG ATCCATGCCTTCGACTTCAACGAATGCGCTACCGAGGAAGGCGGACCTCATCATGACTGTTCACCTCATGCAGCATGCTTCAACCGTCAAGGATCCTATCAGTGTTCATGTCGCGAGGGTTGGGCTGATCTTTCTGATAACCTGCCGACCTATCCCGGAAGAGTCTGTTCTCAGGCGCCGTTTGGATGTGCCGCTTGCAATAACAAGGGACACTGCGTGATGAACACCAACGGTCAGGAAGTCTGCGAGTGTTTCCCATGGCACAGCGGACAACGCTGCCAGGTCAACCTCAAAG TCCTTTTGATCGCCTTGGTAACCACTGGCATCATCTTGCTGGCACTTCTGGGTGTGTGTGTCGGCCTCGCTTGTGTTGGAAGACCACGGCGAAGATCTGACAACCGTTCCGGAGATCGCCGAGCGATGATATCGGTGGGAGGTAACGGGGGTGACACCAGCAGCGAAGGAAGCGCGGCTGATTTGGCGACGATTCCGCACCACGTACCACACGTCCTTCCTGCGCCGCCGCAAACTGTTGCACCAGCTCCCCCGGGAAAGCGACCATCAGGAGCAAAGCGAACACCTCCAAGTTTCATCCCCGCCGCTCCCAGCATCCCTGCACATCCTCGACCCCTTCGAGGCAAAGCGCTTCTCGCTCGTCCTCGCGACAGTGTGAGATCTAACATGGGCGCCACACCAACCGACGAACAACGAGACAGGTCTTTGACCGTGATGATACCCCGGGCCAAGTACCGTTCGGCACCCCAATCACCGCAGTCTCCTGCCAGCTGCAAGCCTCCGGCAACCAACCTCGTCATGGACGAACGCAAGCTCCTCAGCTACTTGGAGGACGGGCCTCATCCCGAGACGAGAAAATCGAGCCTAGCAGGAAAAAGGGACTCCGTTTGCAAGGAGATGATCCTGGACCCCCAGCAAACGGCTCGAAATCCACCTACGGCGAGCCATCCACCTGGCGCTCTTGTCAGTGCTGGTTTCCAG GTTTCCGCGACGGTGACTCACCAGGCGGACACTGAATCAACGCTAGCACGTTCATGCGGCGAAACGACGGTAGAAACGTCGACAAAGATTCTGCGAACGAGTGACGTTCTACGGGGTGACCAGGGTTCGACCTTGGCGAGGTCCTGCGGCGAGACAACTATCCAAGCACCGACGAAACTGCTTCGGCTGGACCTTGCAGAGGTCGGTTCCACCCTGGCAAGATCGTGCGGCGAAACAACGATCCAGCCCCCAACGAAGATGGCTGCGGACCGACGAAGCAGCAGGGAACCCAGAGACAATGCGAGCGACGGACACACCATGGCAGAGCGAGACGTTGGTGGCACTCTTAGGATGCCGGCACAGAGGCCGCCGTTCTTTGATCCGGACCGG GCCAGCGACAGGGAGTCAAACTTTGACTCGCTGTAA